In Synechococcus sp. CB0101, a genomic segment contains:
- a CDS encoding cell division protein SepF: MAALRMETPFGVWLPQVTILRSHKLSDAQEAVEAIRQRHCVLLQLDDAAPAEAQRIIDFLSGAVSALDGQVERIGECTFLFAPAGVTLSHS, encoded by the coding sequence TTGGCAGCGCTCCGCATGGAAACCCCCTTTGGGGTGTGGCTCCCGCAGGTCACGATCCTGCGCAGCCACAAGCTCAGCGACGCCCAAGAGGCGGTGGAGGCCATCCGCCAACGCCATTGCGTGTTGCTCCAACTCGATGACGCCGCACCGGCAGAAGCCCAGCGCATCATCGATTTCCTATCCGGCGCCGTCAGCGCTCTTGATGGTCAGGTAGAGCGCATCGGGGAGTGCACCTTTCTGTTCGCTCCAGCTGGCGTGACGCTCAGCCACAGCTGA
- a CDS encoding winged helix-turn-helix domain-containing protein, with translation MSARILTVDLDDSIREELPSRLITLGHSVLAADHIADALSLLRLTCPHLIILDGEMWLYSLMTLRQHSNTPLILLKANDEVRERVTALQLGADDVVVKPFSVRELEARIRAVLRRINRHSEVVLDQDEDRAPQGLILGDLHLDFQRRQAFRGQQRIRLTDLEMKLLEVLISHAGETLTRRELVQTVWGYDSEFISMRRLVDSAVSRLRAKLEVDPDDPELILTIRGVGYMFGRLHHDPDAKQENGGAGVADLESWRARQWGLPPS, from the coding sequence ATGTCTGCGCGCATTCTGACCGTCGATCTGGACGACTCAATCCGCGAAGAACTACCGAGTCGCTTGATCACACTTGGGCACAGCGTCCTTGCGGCTGATCATATCGCTGACGCGTTAAGCCTGTTGCGTCTCACCTGCCCACATCTGATCATCCTGGATGGTGAGATGTGGCTCTATAGCCTGATGACACTACGCCAACACTCCAATACACCACTCATCCTTCTTAAAGCCAATGACGAGGTCAGAGAACGCGTAACAGCACTCCAGCTTGGCGCTGATGATGTTGTGGTCAAGCCCTTTAGCGTCAGGGAGCTGGAGGCGCGGATCAGGGCGGTCCTAAGGCGAATCAACCGCCACTCAGAGGTCGTACTTGATCAGGATGAAGATCGTGCGCCCCAGGGTTTAATCCTGGGAGATTTGCATCTCGACTTCCAGCGTCGTCAAGCATTCCGCGGTCAGCAACGCATCAGGCTGACGGACTTGGAGATGAAGTTACTGGAGGTACTCATCAGTCACGCCGGTGAAACGCTCACTCGTCGAGAACTTGTGCAAACCGTCTGGGGGTATGACTCCGAATTCATCTCAATGCGCAGATTGGTTGATTCAGCTGTTTCACGTCTCAGAGCCAAACTTGAGGTGGATCCAGACGATCCGGAATTAATCCTGACCATCCGAGGTGTGGGCTACATGTTTGGTCGACTTCATCATGATCCAGATGCCAAGCAGGAGAACGGAGGTGCTGGCGTTGCAGATCTGGAATCCTGGCGAGCACGTCAATGGGGGCTTCCACCTTCGTAA
- a CDS encoding DUF2811 domain-containing protein translates to MAEVPDALAPHVSVENQFPADLFESMVGFIEQHPQWDQYRLMQSALAGFLFQQGCQDKPVVRHYLDGLFRKPEIAAR, encoded by the coding sequence TTGGCAGAGGTTCCTGATGCGTTGGCTCCGCATGTGAGTGTGGAAAACCAATTCCCGGCGGACTTGTTCGAATCGATGGTGGGATTCATCGAACAACACCCCCAGTGGGACCAGTACCGGCTGATGCAATCAGCGCTGGCGGGGTTTCTGTTTCAACAGGGCTGTCAGGACAAGCCAGTGGTGCGCCACTACCTCGATGGCCTGTTCCGCAAACCCGAGATCGCGGCGCGCTGA
- a CDS encoding gamma-glutamylcyclotransferase family protein, with the protein MHQLFSYGTLQQERVQLSTFGRLLQGHPDEIIGYIVTAIKITDAKVVEVSGQATHPMIRATGNVRHRVPGTVFEVTEEELSQADAYEVDDYERVQAPLESGGRAWVYIERQDQKHRLRNADPKAEVK; encoded by the coding sequence ATGCATCAACTGTTCTCTTACGGGACGTTGCAGCAGGAACGAGTCCAGCTCAGCACCTTTGGGAGGCTCTTGCAGGGTCATCCCGACGAGATCATTGGCTACATCGTCACTGCCATCAAGATTACGGATGCGAAGGTTGTCGAAGTCAGCGGACAGGCGACACACCCGATGATTCGAGCAACCGGCAATGTCCGGCATCGTGTGCCAGGGACTGTATTTGAGGTTACGGAAGAGGAGTTGAGCCAAGCGGATGCCTATGAAGTTGATGACTACGAACGCGTACAGGCACCACTGGAGTCCGGGGGGCGCGCCTGGGTCTACATCGAACGTCAAGACCAGAAGCATCGACTCCGTAATGCTGATCCCAAGGCAGAGGTTAAATAA
- the rpaB gene encoding response regulator transcription factor RpaB — MPETIQEPLKILIADDEANIRRILETRLAMQGHQVAAAQDGTEALELFRSVEPDVVVLDVMMPELDGFAVLERIRAQSEVPVIMLTALGDVADRITGLELGADDYMVKPFSPKELEARIQCVMRRASQGQGGSSVGSASSNVIAVGDLSVDFNRRQAFRCGERIRLTGMEFHLLELLISRNGEPINRLDMLEAVWGYKPERASDSRVVDVHISRLRGKLEPDPLNPELILTARGMGYMFQRLHSNVAPASIAAV, encoded by the coding sequence ATGCCGGAGACCATTCAAGAGCCGCTCAAGATCTTGATTGCGGACGACGAAGCCAACATTCGCCGCATCCTTGAAACCCGCCTGGCGATGCAAGGCCACCAGGTGGCTGCTGCTCAGGATGGCACAGAAGCACTGGAGCTGTTCCGCAGCGTTGAACCCGATGTGGTGGTGCTCGACGTGATGATGCCCGAGCTCGATGGCTTTGCGGTGCTCGAGCGCATCCGGGCGCAATCGGAAGTTCCAGTGATCATGCTCACCGCCCTGGGCGATGTGGCCGATCGCATCACTGGGCTGGAGCTGGGCGCCGACGATTACATGGTCAAACCCTTTAGCCCCAAGGAGCTGGAGGCACGCATCCAATGCGTGATGCGCAGGGCAAGTCAGGGCCAGGGCGGATCCAGCGTTGGCTCAGCCAGCTCCAATGTGATCGCGGTTGGTGATCTCAGCGTTGATTTCAATCGCCGGCAGGCCTTCCGCTGCGGCGAGCGCATCCGCCTGACGGGGATGGAATTTCACTTGCTGGAGCTGTTGATCAGCCGCAACGGCGAACCGATCAACCGCCTCGACATGCTGGAGGCGGTCTGGGGTTACAAGCCCGAGCGCGCCTCCGACAGCCGTGTGGTGGATGTCCACATCTCCCGCCTACGCGGCAAGCTGGAACCCGATCCGCTCAATCCAGAGCTGATCCTCACGGCCCGGGGCATGGGCTACATGTTCCAGCGGCTGCACTCCAACGTTGCGCCTGCATCCATCGCGGCGGTTTGA
- a CDS encoding DUF3136 domain-containing protein — translation MKSIKTAAAPALTVAQLEASYPAYCKALRMLVQDGTSLNKIQRTVCWNRLQLLHTTLPRQYHDPVVHYAMVKRDVDQQQALAG, via the coding sequence ATGAAGTCGATCAAGACCGCAGCAGCTCCGGCACTCACCGTGGCTCAATTAGAAGCGAGCTACCCGGCGTATTGCAAGGCCTTGCGGATGTTGGTGCAAGACGGAACGTCGCTGAACAAAATCCAACGCACCGTCTGCTGGAATCGCCTGCAGTTGCTGCACACCACCCTGCCGCGTCAATACCACGACCCAGTGGTGCATTACGCCATGGTCAAGCGGGATGTGGACCAACAGCAAGCGCTGGCTGGCTGA